From Vitis vinifera cultivar Pinot Noir 40024 chromosome 3, ASM3070453v1, the proteins below share one genomic window:
- the LOC104878892 gene encoding uncharacterized protein LOC104878892, producing the protein MTVICVVEGCPWKVTARAVGRTKIVQVHTFRNEHNHSLEDVSISEPVVRCNQATAMIDDVIRSNPDYLPRQICKDFRRQYGMQLNYCQAWNLKEKAKERIHGVPQCSYKLLPWLCTRLIETNPGTIAEYRCSDDGHFMQLFVALSVSIHGFQLGCRPIISIDSSHMSGPYKGALFSASSYDADDGMFPLAYGLFSSENYEDWLWFLEKLKMVIGERDVIIISDRHQGIIRSVSEVFGSENHAHCYRHIKENFSSFLTKLNTKGRKGKENALQMLDSIAYARLDYDYEVAMDTLRTFNHDLAKWVEENNPQHWAISKFKKIRWDKMTSNLAESFNSWLRHERHHNICVFFIEHMDKLGSLLVEHKNGLVKWNGCIGPKTEEKIALNIGKGENYITYLHLGSSMKVSNGKAFLEVNLMERTCTCKAWQMSGIPCDHACAAIRRMGFDVSDYVDDWYKYNLQEKIYSRSMRTLVTHDMPMIDEDGTVRDALGHTYPFLNPPTTNRPPGRPRKRRIESQFMSKKTVHCSRCNQPGHNRATCNNPLL; encoded by the coding sequence ATGACTGTAATATGTGTTGTTGAAGGATGCCCTTGGAAAGTAACTGCTCGTGCTGTTGGGAGAACAAAAATAGTTCAAGTGCATACATTTAGAAATGAACATAACCACTCTTTAGAAGATGTGTCAATTTCCGAACCAGTAGTTCGTTGTAATCAAGCCACAGCTATGATTGATGATGTTATTCGTTCAAATCCAGATTACTTACCCCGTCAAATATGTAAAGACTTTCGTCGACAATACGGAATGCAATTGAATTATTGTCAAGCATGGAACTTGAAAGAGAAGGCTAAAGAACGAATTCATGGTGTGCCGCAATGTTCGTATAAGTTGTTACCTTGGTTATGTACAAGGCTTATTGAAACAAATCCAGGGACGATTGCTGAATATAGATGTTCGGATGATGGTCATTTTATGCAATTGTTTGTTGCCCTTTCAGTGTCAATACATGGGTTTCAACTGGGATGTCGGCCTATTATATCAATAGATTCATCCCACATGAGTGGGCCATACAAGGGTGCTTTATTTTCAGCTTCTTCCTATGATGCTGACGATGGCATGTTTCCACTTGCTTATGGCTTATTTAGCTCTGAGAATTACGAGGATTGGCTTTGGTTTTTAGAGAAATTGAAGATGGTCATTGGTGAAAGAGATGTTATAATAATATCTGATAGGCACCAAGGGATTATCCGTAGTGTTTCAGAGGTATTTGGTAGTGAAAACCATGCACATTGCTATCGTCACATTAAAGAAAACTTCAGTAGCTTTCTAACAAAGCTAAACACTAAAgggagaaaaggaaaggaaaatgctTTGCAAATGCTTGATTCTATCGCCTATGCTAGGTTAGATTATGATTATGAGGTTGCAATGGATACCTTAAGGACATTTAATCATGATTTGGCGAAGTGGGTTGAAGAAAATAACCCTCAACATTGGGCAATCTCTAAATTTAAGAAGATACGTTGGGATAAGATGACAAGTAATTTGGCcgagtctttcaattcttggttaagacATGAACGACACCATAACATTTGTGTTTTCTTCATCGAGCATATGGATAAGTTAGGATCTCTTTTAGTCGAGCATAAAAATGGACTTGTAAAATGGAATGGGTGTATTGGTCCTAAAACAGAAGAAAAGATTGCATTGAACATTGGAAAAGGTGAAAATTATATCACTTATTTACACTTGGGTAGTTCGATGAAAGTATCCAATGGAAAAGCATTCCTGGAAGTGAACTTAATGGAGCGAACTTGCACATGTAAAGCATGGCAAATGTCTGGAATCCCATGTGATCATGCTTGTGCAGCTATACGGCGAATGGGGTTTGATGTATCTGATTATGTTGATGACTGGTATAAGTATAATTTGCAAGAGAAGATATACTCTAGAAGCATGCGTACTTTGGTAACGCATGACATGCCAATGATTGATGAAGATGGAACCGTTCGTGATGCCTTGGGTCATACTTATCCCTTTCTTAATCCTCCAACCACAAACCGACCTCCTGGAAGACCTAGGAAACGTCGAATCGAGTCTCAATTCATGTCAAAAAAAACAGTTCATTGTTCTCGTTGTAATCAGCCTGGGCATAATCGTGCGACATGTAACAACCCATTgctgtaa